AAGAATGATAATTAGCATAATATATCATacagtctcaaagaaagaaatttggccccaaaatgaaaaagaaaaagcaatgttTGAGGAGATAGTTAAGATTATCTTATACCAAAAGacaatatcatatatatatatgtatatatatatacatatatatatatatatatgtgtgtgtgtgtgtgtgtgtgtgtgtgtgtgtgtgtgtgtgtgtgtctgcgtgtaaatatgtctctgtatatgtatattgctaagtaaaaaataaataggcTAAAATAAATCCACAAGTATAGAATGAAGACATAGAAAATCAAGTGCTTATAAGTATGTGGACTTATATCTGAGTCCTCTATTTTACTCCAATGATCAATGTAGTTTCTGTTCTTGAATCTATTTATATGGTGAACTATATTTATTGGTTTACATATGACGAATAATCTCTGTGTCTTTGGGATAAAGCCAACTGAATTCTTGTGGGTAGGCTTTTTGGTGTGTTCATGATTTCAGTTTACAATTATTTTACTGATAATTTTTGTGTCTATGTTTATTACAGAGGtcatctgttttttcttttttggtttttcgagacagggtttctctgtggctttggaggatgtcctggaactagaacttgtagactaggctggtctcgaactcacagagatccacctgcctctgcctcccgagtgctggcattaaaggcatgtgccaccactgcccgtaCAGAGGTCATCTGATAGATAATTATTTTTTGCTGAATCTTTGTCTGGTTTTGGAATTAGGATAATCCAGCCTTCATAAAACATATTTGAAAACGttctttctttgtatgttttatggaataatttgagaactGTTGTTTGCCTTTCTTTGAagatctggtagaattctgcaatatAATCATCTGGAACCAAGCTTCTCATTTGGGaggtttttaattattgtttctaTCTCATTTGTTGTTAGAGATCTATTTAAGTCATTTGAatcatcttgatttaattttggtaattctTATATATCTAGAAATTAATTTCCTTTTGATTTGTCATTGTAGTAGtgtatagatatttttatttttgagattataatataattacatttctcccttcccttttctccctccaaaccttcccatatacctcTTTTTACTATCCTTTaaattcttgctttctttcataaattataattacaaacacacacatttacaatatataacaataaatataaactaCTTCTTCTATGTGATATGTTTGTATGCTTTCAGGCCAGGCTGGTTGGCACTGGACACATTtttgtgttcttccctggggaagaccactTCTCATGTTCCCAGATTTCACCGTTTTCCTGTAGTATATTTTGTAGGTATTTCATAGTATATTTGAGGCTTTGTGGGCTTTTACTGCCCACTTTGGCATGTCCGTTGTGTTGCCCTTGTTTAGCCAACATTTGTCAGTCATGCTGGTGATAATTTATGAGCATAGCTTCTGGTATTTGTAGGAGCCACAATCTCATGGGAAATTACCTAATTCTCTGGCTTTTACTTCAGTCCTGACCCTTCTtttgcaatgttccctgagccctaAGTGCAGGAAAGATTTGTAGATGTATCCCTTGGGACTGGGCTCTACAATTGTGTATTTTgattggtggtggttttttgtgGTGTCCCCCATTTTTTACAAAAAGTAATCTCCTTAGTGAAGAGTGAAGAGCATACTTATTTGGGGATATACGAACAAATGTTTACAAATTTTTGTTAGACATCATACTGTTTTAGTAAATTAGTtgttgtagattctcctctaaTAATCATGACTTCCTTAGCATTGAGTAGTTAGGTAGGTTTCAAGTCCCAGGCATTTTTCCCTCTTGTGGAACAGGTCTTAGCTCCAATTTAAGAGTTGGTTATTGCcaatgtatgtgtgccactactattAGATCTGTAGggttatttttctgttcttgtcATGGaagtggttcataggcatcaacGTTTGGAAGGACTATTGATTGCTGCTCTCCTTTGCTCCTCTGGAAGCTTACATAGTCCCTTTGGTACCAcaaaagctagtcctcagggagggaaAATTCAGGTCAGTTCTAGCTCAGGGACTTCTGGGCTCTGTTTCTTAAGTACACAGTGTACaaatttttatgttatatatttatgaTTGTCTGGATTTTACTCAATGTGTGTTATAACATTTCTATTTCAATTTCTGGCTTTATTgagttttttctatttctttttattagtttagctagaggtttgtcaatcttgttaaTATTTTCAAAGCACCATTTCTTTGATTCAatggttctttgtattgttttctaaattctatttcattatttttatcccTGACTTTTATGGCCTATTCCCATCTACACTTTTTTGGATGCTGCCTATTCTTGTTTAGCAAGGCCTTAAGGTACatcattaattattaatataaaatctctccatatttttaaaaattgtagtcACTTAGTCTTATAACCTTTTTGGAGTGTGAATactatatttcatatatttggtGTGGTGTATTTTCATTATCCAATTCTAGAAATTTCTTTTAACTTTGGCTAGGTAGGTTATAAGCTCCATGGGAGACTCTGATACTATTTGTTCCCTAAATGGACATGCTATTAAAATGACTCAAAATGACTTCTTGCAATATTCATACTTCAGAGTATATCTCAAACATCAGCAGGGAAGTGTCTCCTTGTAGGAAATTGCAATTAACACAGAGAGTTTCAACTGGCCAAAATACATAGAATTAGAGATAGTTGAGAGCTTAGCCATAAATGAGATATACATATGGCACCTGTCACCCAAACGCTCAAGAATATTCTTGCAACAGGAGGCAAAAGGAATAGTAGGAGGtatcaaagaaattatttttctagaaataacACAGCAGTTATACATATAAACTCACACTAGTTGTAACTGCTTATAGAAGAATTGTACAAGCTCAAGACATACATAATCTTCAGCACAGAGTGAAAATGTATGCAGAGAATCTCATCACTACatgaagagtcagttttctttaataatatGACTCATGATAGATCTACTACATGCCAGAGCAAGGCTCACTCCTACAAACTGGACTTGAtgcatgaaaaagaaaactcaaagtgagtgggaaaggaaatggaggatgTGGAGGGTGGTTATGGGGGTAGATAGAGGTTAGAATGTGATCAGAATGTATTGTGTGACAATATGaaagaattaattaaatattaaaaaataaagcaggggctggagagatggcttagtgcttaacagcattggctactcttgtagaggactcaggttcaattcccagaacccacacaaaagctcacaactatctgtaactcaagttctagaggatctgatgctttTTTCTAGCCTccaaacatacatgcaagaaaataactgtatacataaaatataataaatagcttatttttaaaagtatatagaaaatgtaattaaattttaggaataaaaagttttgaaaacaaaaagtaattataatatacataattataaaGAGATGATTGACACTATACATGCATATTGACTTGTAGCTCAAACTTGATTGCATGACTTTTGATATGTGCTTTTATGTAATCTTTTATGTCTGTTTTCTAAGAAATTagagtttaaaaatattcaagccaggcatgatggtgaatgcacatctgtaatcccaacacttcagGGGTTAAGGCAAGAGAATCATGAATTCAAAGTCAAAGTTGGATACACAATAAAACTGtgcatgtgcctatgtgtgttgacatgtgtatgagcacatgtgtgtgcatgagagacagaaagagagagcataagagagctcaaaaataagttttaatcACCCCCATCATGAAATAAAATAGCTGATGACCAATGAAAcaattttctcatatttatatAGCACTGTGTGCATATCTAGCTTGTAAGGATATATTGTGACCTTTATTATGTATTCTTGATgggaaatgttcttctgtgtatatgtttatcttattggttgatgaataaaacattgttggccaatagggcagcaagataggtgggactaggatatgaggtggattctgggaagtgtaggcagagaggagttgtcatgtgatcaCAGGAAGTGATGGAGCGGGGCAGatactgccactagctaaccatagaggtctggaggtttgtacagacaaacaggaagtgacatagctgggcggaatcagaatataagcagggacaaacagaaaatcaccctcttctgttctctgcagagacactgagcCAGCTGTCATCATGTAGCAGACAAAGGAGTTGGCATGCTatgccaagaccatgtggaaatacatagattagtagttatgggttaagaataagaagcccaagtcaccagCTAACAGCTTTATAATAATATAGCAcccatgtgtttctttggttcagagaagggcagtggggcCAGCTGGGCTTGAAAACCTCATGTTGCACATTCTGTCTCTACAGTGAATATACCCATGATGCATTGGAACAATTGGACCCTCAACTATGATTTCATCCTGCTGGGAATTTTTGATCACAGCCCTCttcatacttttttcttttcgcTAACCCTAGGAATCTTCTTTATGGCCCTTATGGGTAATTCTACCATGGTGCTTCTCATCTACCTGGATGCCCAACTCCACACCCCTATGTACATACTTCTCAGCCAACTTTCCCTTATGGATCTCATGCTCATCTGTACCACAGTGCCCCAGATGGCCTTCAACTTCCTTTCTGGCAACAAGTCCATCTCCATGGCTGGTTGTGGAAGCCAGATATTCTTCTATGTATCTCTACTTGGATCTGAGTGTTTTCTGTTGGCCTCAATGGCCTATGACCGTTATGTGGCTATTTGCCACCCATTAAGGTACCCTATTCTCATGAGTCATAAAATCTGTGGTCTTATAGCTGCCTCCTCATGGATTCTTGGATCCCTAGATGGTATAATAGAAGTTGCTGTTGCAATGTCTTTTTCATATTGTGGTGCCAGAGAAATACCTCACTTTTTCTGtgaggttcctgccctgcttacTCTTTCATGCAGTGATACCTTGATATATGAAAAGATGATATTTTTCTGCTGTGTAATTATGCTTATCTTCCCTGTAGCAATCATCATTGCTTCCTATACTCGTGTGATTCTGGCTGTCATTCGTATGGCCTCTGCTGAGAGTCGCCACAAAGCTTTTGCAACCTGTTCCTCTCACCTTGTGGTGGTGGGAATGTATTATGGGGCAGCCATGTTCATATACATGCGGCCGTCTTCTGGTCGTTCTCCCAACCAGGACAAAATGGTTTCAGCTTTCTACACCATCCTTACTCCTATGTTGAACCCCCTTATTTACAGTCTACGCAATAGAGAAGTAGCTAGAGCATTCGTGAAAGTATTAGGGATGGACAAGGCTGCAGCATGAGTTACTGATTATTATGCTCTATTTTTAGTTATGCTTTAAGTAGTTTGGCACAATAACTGAAGAAGAAATAGTGCCATGAGTTCAAGTCAAGTTTGAGGAACATATTGAATTCAATTTGACTAGGCTAGATAGCAAAGTCATATCTCAAAAAGCATACTTTATGTGCAAATTTATATGATGTAGCAATCCATTCCAACAGctaatattttcataattgtaGACTTATAGCCACCAGGTAAAATTAAATTTGTGAAAAAAGTTGAAATTCTTATTTGTCCAAGTATGTCAGTTGTTTTGTGGCCATTTCATTGTATTATCAGTAATAACATttaacaaacacaaatatttttcccTCACAGTGCTTGCTAATACAAAACCTTTGATATTTTTTCTATCGAGTCCACCTTAATTTGGACTTACAATTTTGCTAAACTGAAGCTGCTAATTTTCTATTAATTCTTATATGTGTATTTAggttgataataaaaataaatgcaaacaacAGTCAATGGATTAAAGAGATACAACAGTGAGTCTCATGCACACCATGCATATTTGTAATGAACATTTTTCTCTTGAATACTGGATAATGAAGAGttctcatttacatttttgtGCAGTCATTACTATTATACACAGAAGAGTGAATAGTaaagaaatctgttttttttttgagacagggtttccctgtggctttggaggctgtcctggaactagctcttgtagaccaggctggttttgaactcacagagatccgcctgcctctgcctcccaagtggtgggattaaaggcggcaccaccaccgcctggctaagaAGTCTATGTTTTTTAAAGTCTACATATACCTTAAATGTCATTGCATATTGCAATATTATGAATGTAAGTGTAATTAATGAGATTTTATGTTTCTATTAGAAAAAACCTGCTATAAACTAATATGAATATAATTCATTTCTCTTCCATCAAAAGCTGTCTGGTAGAGTCTGGTGTTATCCAGAGGAATCTGATGCTGTACCCTATAGTCTGAGGAAGCTGAAATCTAGACCTTTGCTAAGGTTGAAATTCTGTGTGAATCCAAGAGTTGTCTGTATACATGTGGCtcttaaaataactaaataacatctaaataactaaataatatctaaataactaaataatatcTAAATAACTCTTGGGAATTTGCTTCTTGAAGGCCAGTAGGATAGTGACCTTGTCCTTAGGGAATCTTTATCTTCATTTAAAGCCTCAAGATCAGTTAGCCAGGATGAGAAGGCATCTATATTTTAATCCGTTTTGGTCAACAAAATTTTTATCGGAATTTCTTTCCAAAACtgactttgttctgttttgtgtgaAGTTTAATTATGGAAGTAACACTAGCAAGTATAGATCATGGGCAACAGTTCACTCTTCTTTCTTCCAGACTGACAAGGTATCTTACAGAGTCACATTCacacaaaagttttaaaaatacagaggCTAAAAACTTCATCTGGCACCAATGTGATGAAATTTTATGAAGTCCAAATGACTGACTTAATTCAATCATCTAATCATCCTTTAAAACCCTCAACACTTTGTTTTAAATAGATTAAAGTAAAATTTGGCAGTTGGTTGAACATTTCTAATTTCCCCAGGACTCTTACAGTAGCTTTAAAAGTTAGCTTCAAGATTCATGTGGTAGCTTATGACATAGCATTGGGAACTCCCAGCACTAGGGGCTCCAACTCAGTATGACTACTCATGAGATAGGGGCTACATGGATGagcctaggctatatagtgaTTTTCAGCCTAGTTTGGGatataaagtgagaccctgtctcaaaaataacaaaaaatagaaCCCCAAGACACCACCTCTCAGGTAGTGTTGCTTCACATCCTGTCATCCCTAGCCCCCTTCACTTGACACCTGAGGAACTGTGCTCAGAGCTGTGTGTGCTTCTCTTGAGTAGTACCATCATCACCACCCTGAGCCTCCACGACCTCAAGCTCCTCCTCTGAGGATCTGCAATTTGAGCCATTTAAAAAACAGCTGTCAGAGAGTACCACCCTGTCCTGCACAGTCCCAATCCCCACCCCTGGAGGATCTGTGGGCTGAGCCATTTTCACAACCCACAAATACCACTTGCCTGAATCCTTGGTGCATTCCAAGTGAGCCTTCCTCTAGTCCTATTCAATGGATGACTCTATGCTGAGTACTGTGTGTCTTACTGGTAACTACTACCTCCAGCTCTCTGTCAGTTCAACCTTGGCTTATTAGGAATCACACTGAGAAGCTGTTAGCTGTACAGAGGGTTCCATCCTGTGGTCAGAAGTAAAACTTTTCTGTAGCCAAGCTAGAATCCCTTCTGATAGGCAACAGCACACCACTGCTGAATTACCCCAACACTGAAATCATGCACCATCCTGCTGATCCACAGAATTCCAAGTTGTTCTAACAGCAAATAGAGATTCAAATCATTATTTAACCAGGGTGGAAAAGTTATCCATACCAAAAGCTACACCTCACCACCTAACTCCAGATGAACTCCCTttctaaaaattatacaaaatttcAGCATGTCTTCTTCAGAAATTACTACTCACATAGTAATGTTCTCTAAAGAAACCTATTCAGAAGACACACAATGAACTTTAAGTAGCAATTATAAATGTGTTCAAGGAACACAAAAGGATATGAACAGATATTCTAAAGAAGACTTGAAAGTGGAAACAAATAACTGAATGAAGTAAGGAGGACGTTTAAGGATATGAAAATTTCTAAGATTTATAGAACTCTATCAGGCATTATCTACATGTGTTAGCCAGTGACTAGCAATGTCCAAATTGCTCCTAGTGTAAGGTCCCCATTGCTcaataataattcaaaaatatTGTCAGAGAGTGGGCTAGAACACTGTTCCTTCTACTCAAGAGTGTGGGAGAATAGTATCATCTCTGATGTATGGCTCTTCTGAGACTGCCATTCCACCTTATATACATTAGTCTGTTCCTCCTGGTTAAAATGGGTTATTTTCAAGGGTAGATTACATGTTAGGCTATAAAGAAGTCTTATCAAGTATGAGAAGAGGGTTTTCCCCAACTCTTAATCTCAGGTGAGTTGTCTTCTATCACAAAATGCTGACTTCTGGAAACAATGCCAGATATTGTGCATGGTATATTACCAAACAGGAAGTTAATTTATTTTGGTGTTCAGAATGTTTAAAGGGTCTTGAACATGTAGACAAGATTACTGTTGTATAGTGAAGTGGCAATTAAAAATTTAGCCATAAAAATttggccatttttgttttttctggttcCGGTTCGTCATCGTCATTGCTaggagtcatctgacacaagcgaccttTGTGCTGGACCGAGTTTGGCGGCTGGATCcgaacaccaaacacccagaggcagccctgcctccatccgccagcccaggtaggccagaaGCTACTCCGGTTCCTGTTTatcattgctgctcagagtcatcaaaaaaaaaaatggccattttcattcattactttctttctttcaatttatCACATATAATTTCAGTTAAGCAAATTGTACAATCCATGTGAGGTTCAAATAAATGCACTTTTTTAGTGATAAAAAATACCCAATCCTTTTTGGATAAGAAAGCACGTAGATAAGTTTAAAGCAGACACTTTGGGTTATTTTACTagacactgaagggaccagcttcccttttggcagccataacggcagaacacatgcttctatgaccttgtcctagacactagaaagtcagatgcctgcctcatgacaaggaaccaatcagaagttagttggtggcgctatgctttatgactctgggtgtgctttacggacaagctcacagcaatgacgtagagagcatagcaaccacgctg
This genomic stretch from Cricetulus griseus strain 17A/GY chromosome 4, alternate assembly CriGri-PICRH-1.0, whole genome shotgun sequence harbors:
- the LOC100759650 gene encoding olfactory receptor 2M3 → MMHWNNWTLNYDFILLGIFDHSPLHTFFFSLTLGIFFMALMGNSTMVLLIYLDAQLHTPMYILLSQLSLMDLMLICTTVPQMAFNFLSGNKSISMAGCGSQIFFYVSLLGSECFLLASMAYDRYVAICHPLRYPILMSHKICGLIAASSWILGSLDGIIEVAVAMSFSYCGAREIPHFFCEVPALLTLSCSDTLIYEKMIFFCCVIMLIFPVAIIIASYTRVILAVIRMASAESRHKAFATCSSHLVVVGMYYGAAMFIYMRPSSGRSPNQDKMVSAFYTILTPMLNPLIYSLRNREVARAFVKVLGMDKAAA